The following proteins come from a genomic window of Trifolium pratense cultivar HEN17-A07 linkage group LG4, ARS_RC_1.1, whole genome shotgun sequence:
- the LOC123921509 gene encoding mediator of RNA polymerase II transcription subunit 15a-like isoform X2, giving the protein MDSNNWGPNQGTEPPGDTGDWRTQLQPDSRQRIVNKIMDTLRKHLPVSGSDGLHELRMIAQRFEDKIYTAATSQSDYLRKISMKMLTMENKSQNTTANNMQSNEGGPSNNPPDQGLVLQSQVLNQGQQQPRQQLLSQTIQNNGAPQPNFPSVSNLSQIPNQKIGQNSNTHQPGQNSASNAIGQNSNVQGMFPGSQRQMLGRQQVVPQQQQQQVVHQQQPHNPQQILYQQQLLKRKFQLTQQQQNLLQPNQLQSSQQSVMQTSSAMQPSSMMQTTLSSSLPQNQQSNNVQQSTQSRLQQHSQIIRQQQNSIAHQQQTPMTQQPNLHVQQQQQLVGPQSNTTNGQHAQMLGPQSNVDDTQKSQRLHPQQNNLMNLQQRQQQQQLLNQQNNLTNINQQSGNNVPGLQQQQLFGTESGNQGIQTSNHSAHMLQQSKVSMQQQLQQNASKLLPSQSQQSQTQASQQQLMSQIHNHPAQMQQPNPLQRDMQQKLQASGSLLQQQSVLDQQKQLYQSQRGLPETSTTSVDSTIQTAQPSGADGQEEVYQKLQTLKENYLSDINEIYQKVSLKLQQSEPDQVEKIRQYKIMVERLIAFLQLPKQKITPAIKEKFGTYEKQLVSTINSVRPRRGISSLQSGQLPPTHMPSMPQSQSQVTPVQSRENQMNSQMQPSNLQGSAATIQQNNVASLHHNSMSGLATTQQNMLNTIQPSNNLDSGQGNSVNSLQQVPISSRQQNTVSTPQHTNINSLQSQGGVNVIQPNLNTHQSGSTMFQHQQEQKMLQNHQLKQQYQQRQLMQRQQQLHQPAKQQLSGQLQTHQMPQINQMNDINDMKMRQGIGVKPGVFQQHLNSGQNSAYSHQQSKQGSPFQVSSPQLFQAASPQIPQHSSPQIDQQTHLQSLTKVTTPLQSSNSPFGVPTPSPPMALSPMLGDSEKPIPGVSSSNAANVGQHTGGAAAPAQSLAIGTPGISASPLLAEFSGPDAYCNTLAAASGKSTAEKPIDRLIRAVQSMSTETLTAAVNDISSVVSMSDMIAGAAPGNGSRAAVGEDLVSMTNCRLQARNFITQDGTSGIRKIKRYTSARPLNVVSSAGSKNDSTNQLSASEASQQESTATSNVKKPKAEVNHALLEEIQQINWRLIDTVVDISDENVGSTAVSAAEMAEGTVVKCSFVPVALSPTLKSQYASLQSPIQPLRLLVPPNYPNCSPIFLDKFPVKSREGNEDLSEKAKSKFSTSLRNLSHPMSLKDVAKTWDTSARGVISEYAQQFGGGTFSSKYGAWEYGTWEDILAA; this is encoded by the exons ATGGACTCCAATAATTGGGGACCTAATCAGGGTACTGAACCCCCTGGCGACACAGGTGATTGGAGAACTCAACTGCAACCTGATTCACGCCAAAGAATTGTCAACAAAAT AATGGACACACTAAGAAAACATCTTCCTGTTTCTGGTTCTGATGGATTACATGAACTTAGGATGATTGCTCAAAGGTTTGAAGATAAGATTTATACTGCTGCGACAAGCCAG TCTGATTATCTACGGAAAATATCCATGAAAATGCTTACAATGGAGAATAAATCTCAAAACACCACTGCCAACAATATGCAATCAAATGAAGGTGGTCCTAGCAATAATCCACCCGATCAAG GGCTCGTTTTACAGTCTCAAGTACTTAATCAAGGGCAGCAACAGCCTCGTCAGCAGCTTCTATCTCAGACTATTCAAAATAATGGTGCACCTCAGCCTAACTTTCCATCGGTATCGAATCTATCCCAGATCCCCAACCAGAAGATTGGCCAAAATTCCAACACACATCAACCTGGGCAAAATTCTGCGAGTAATGCTATTGGCCAGAATTCCAATGTACAGGGTATGTTTCCTGGTTCTCAGAGACAAATGCTAGGAAGGCAGCAGGTTGTTCCCCAACAGCAACAGCAGCAGGTTGTTCACCAACAGCAACCACACAATCCACAACAGATTCTTTACCAACAGCAGCTTCTTAAGCGCAAGTTCCAACTGACGCAACAACAACAGAACCTTCTGCAACCAAATCAATTGCAATCTTCTCAGCAATCTGTTATGCAAACGTCATCGGCTATGCAGCCTTCTTCCATGATGCAAACAACTCTATCTTCTAGCCTTCCACAGAATCAGCAGTCTAACAATGTTCAACAGTCAACACAGTCCAGGCTTCAGCAACATTCCCAAATTATCAGGCAGCAACAGAATTCTATTGCTCATCAGCAACAAACACCAATGACTCAACAGCCAAACTTGCATGTacaacagcagcagcagctTGTAGGGCCTCAGTCAAACACAACGAATGGGCAACATGCTCAGATGCTTGGGCCACAGAGCAATGTCGATGACACACAGAAATCCCAGAGGTTACATCCACAACAGAATAATCTCATGAACCTGCAACAGCGACAGCAACAACAACAGTTACTGAATCAGCAGAACAATCTAACAAATATAAATCAACAGTCAGGAAATAATGTACCAGGGTTACAACAGCAACAACTGTTTGGAACTGAGTCTGGCAACCAAGGCATCCAAACAAGCAATCATTCTGCACACATGCTGCAACAATCAAAGGTTTCAATGCAGCAACAATTGCAACAAAATGCATCAAAATTGTTGCCATCTCAGTCACAGCAGTCCCAGACACAGGCTTCACAGCAGCAATTAATGTCGCAGATTCACAACCATCCTGCACAGATGCAGCAGCCAAATCCCCTGCAACGAGATATGCAGCAAAAACTCCAAGCATCAGGGTCCTTACTTCAACAGCAAAGTGTTCTCGATCAGCAAAAACAACTATATCAATCTCAAAGAGGTCTTCCAGAAACATCAACAA CTTCTGTGGATTCTACCATTCAGACTGCACAACCAAGTGGAGCTGATGGGCAAGAAGAAGTTTACCAAAAG CTGCAAACCCTGAAAGAAAATTACTTGTCAGATATAAATGAAATATACCAGAAAGTTTCTCTAAAACTTCAGCAG TCAGAGCCAGATCAGGTTGAAAAGATAAGGCAATATAAAATTATGGTGGAACGCTTAATAGCATTCCTACAGCTTCCCAAGCAAAAAATTACGCCTGCTATTAAGGAAAAATTTGGAACATATGAAAAGCAGCTAGTAAGTACCATAAATTCAGTTAGGCCAAGGAGAGGCATCTCTTCACTGCAATCAGGACAGCTTCCCCCAACTCATATGCCTTCGATGCCACAGTCACAATCCCAAGTTACTCCAGTACAGTCTCGTGAAAATCAAATGAACTCTCAGATGCAGCCATCAAATTTACAAGGTTCTGCAGCAACGATACAGCAGAACAATGTTGCGAGCTTGCACCACAATTCTATGTCTGGTTTAGCAACAACACAACAAAATATGTTGAATACAATTCAACCAAGTAATAATTTAGATTCTGGACAAGGAAATTCTGTGAACTCTCTGCAACAGGTTCCAATTAGCTCCCGTCAACAAAACACTGTTAGTACTCCTCAACATACCAACATCAATTCATTACAGTCACAAGGTGGGGTAAATGTGATCCAACCAAATCTAAATACCCACCAGTCAGGTTCCACTATGTTTCAGCACCAGCAGGAACAGAAGATGCTGCAGAATCATCAGCTCAAACAACAATATCAGCAACGTCAATTGAtgcagaggcagcagcagctaCATCAGCCTGCAAAGCAACAGCTGTCTGGACAACTTCAGACACATCAAATGCCTCAGATTAACCAAATGAATGATATAAATGATATGAAAATGCGACAAGGAATCGGTGTTAAGCCAGGGGTATTTCAGCAACACCTTAACTCAGGTCAAAACTCAGCCTATTCCCATCAACAGTCGAAACAAGGGAGTCCATTTCAGGTTTCTTCACCCCAACTCTTTCAGGCTGCGTCTCCTCAAATTCCACAACATTCATCTCCCCAAATTGACCAACAAACTCATCTCCAGTCTCTAACAAAAGTTACAACTCCTCTGCAATCTTCTAATTCACCTTTTGGGGTCCCTACTCCTTCACCTCCCATGGCTCTATCTCCTATGCTAGGAGACTCTGAGAAGCCCATTCCTGGCGTTTCATCATCAAATGCTGCCAATGTTGGACAACATACAGGGGGTGCAGCAGCACCAGCTCAATCCCTTGCCATTGGGACTCCTGGGATATCAGCCTCTCCTTTATTGGCAGAATTCAGTGGTCCAGATGCGTATTGTAATACTTTAGCAGCTGCTTCTGGGAAGTCAACTGCAGAGAAACCTATTGATCGTCTAATCAGAGCG GTTCAATCAATGTCAACTGAAACATTAACTGCGGCTGTCAATGATATTAGTTCAGTTGTCAGCATGAGTGATATGATAGCAGGAGCAGCTCCAGGTAATGGATCAAGAGCAGCTGTTGGCGAGGATTTGGTTTCCATGACTAATTGTCGTCTTCAGGCTAGAAATTTTATTACTCAAGATGGTACTAGTGGAATCAGGAAGATAAAGCGCTACACCAGTGCTAGACCGTTGAATGTTGTGTCATCTGCTGGAAGCAAGAATGATAGTACCAACCAGTTATCTGCTTCAGAGGCTTCTCAGCAGGAATCAACTGCAACATCcaatgtcaagaagccaaaGGCTGAG GTTAATCACGCCCTTTTGGAAGAAATACAGCAAATTAATTGGCGACTTATCGACACTGTAGTAGACATAAGTGATGAAAATGTTGGTTCAACTGCAGTTTCTGCAGCTGAAATGGCAGAAGGGACCGTGGTCAAATGTTCTTTTGTTCCGGTGGCTCTCAGTCCAACTTTAAAATCTCAATATGCTTCACTACAG TCACCTATTCAGCCCCTGCGTTTGCTGGTTCCTCCAAATTATCCTAATTGTTCTCCCATATTCCTAGACAAGTTTCCAGTTAAATCCCG TGAGGGGAATGAAGATCTTTCAGAGAAAGCAAAATCAAAGTTTAGCACATCCTTGCGTAATTTATCACATCCTATGTCCCTTAAGGATGTAGCAAAGACTTGGGATACTTCTGCTCGCGGTGTTATTTCTGAGTATGCACAACAATTTGGCGGAGGAACATTCAGCTCTAAGTATGGAGCTTGGGAGTATGGAACTTGGGAGGATATCTTGGCTGCATAA
- the LOC123921509 gene encoding mediator of RNA polymerase II transcription subunit 15a-like isoform X1 codes for MDSNNWGPNQGTEPPGDTGDWRTQLQPDSRQRIVNKIMDTLRKHLPVSGSDGLHELRMIAQRFEDKIYTAATSQSDYLRKISMKMLTMENKSQNTTANNMQSNEGGPSNNPPDQGLVLQSQVLNQGQQQPRQQLLSQTIQNNGAPQPNFPSVSNLSQIPNQKIGQNSNTHQPGQNSASNAIGQNSNVQGMFPGSQRQMLGRQQVVPQQQQQQVVHQQQPHNPQQILYQQQLLKRKFQLTQQQQNLLQPNQLQSSQQSVMQTSSAMQPSSMMQTTLSSSLPQNQQSNNVQQSTQSRLQQHSQIIRQQQNSIAHQQQTPMTQQPNLHVQQQQQLVGPQSNTTNGQHAQMLGPQSNVDDTQKSQRLHPQQNNLMNLQQRQQQQQLLNQQNNLTNINQQSGNNVPGLQQQQLFGTESGNQGIQTSNHSAHMLQQSKVSMQQQLQQNASKLLPSQSQQSQTQASQQQLMSQIHNHPAQMQQPNPLQRDMQQKLQASGSLLQQQSVLDQQKQLYQSQRGLPETSTTSVDSTIQTAQPSGADGQEEVYQKLQTLKENYLSDINEIYQKVSLKLQQHHSIPRQSEPDQVEKIRQYKIMVERLIAFLQLPKQKITPAIKEKFGTYEKQLVSTINSVRPRRGISSLQSGQLPPTHMPSMPQSQSQVTPVQSRENQMNSQMQPSNLQGSAATIQQNNVASLHHNSMSGLATTQQNMLNTIQPSNNLDSGQGNSVNSLQQVPISSRQQNTVSTPQHTNINSLQSQGGVNVIQPNLNTHQSGSTMFQHQQEQKMLQNHQLKQQYQQRQLMQRQQQLHQPAKQQLSGQLQTHQMPQINQMNDINDMKMRQGIGVKPGVFQQHLNSGQNSAYSHQQSKQGSPFQVSSPQLFQAASPQIPQHSSPQIDQQTHLQSLTKVTTPLQSSNSPFGVPTPSPPMALSPMLGDSEKPIPGVSSSNAANVGQHTGGAAAPAQSLAIGTPGISASPLLAEFSGPDAYCNTLAAASGKSTAEKPIDRLIRAVQSMSTETLTAAVNDISSVVSMSDMIAGAAPGNGSRAAVGEDLVSMTNCRLQARNFITQDGTSGIRKIKRYTSARPLNVVSSAGSKNDSTNQLSASEASQQESTATSNVKKPKAEVNHALLEEIQQINWRLIDTVVDISDENVGSTAVSAAEMAEGTVVKCSFVPVALSPTLKSQYASLQSPIQPLRLLVPPNYPNCSPIFLDKFPVKSREGNEDLSEKAKSKFSTSLRNLSHPMSLKDVAKTWDTSARGVISEYAQQFGGGTFSSKYGAWEYGTWEDILAA; via the exons ATGGACTCCAATAATTGGGGACCTAATCAGGGTACTGAACCCCCTGGCGACACAGGTGATTGGAGAACTCAACTGCAACCTGATTCACGCCAAAGAATTGTCAACAAAAT AATGGACACACTAAGAAAACATCTTCCTGTTTCTGGTTCTGATGGATTACATGAACTTAGGATGATTGCTCAAAGGTTTGAAGATAAGATTTATACTGCTGCGACAAGCCAG TCTGATTATCTACGGAAAATATCCATGAAAATGCTTACAATGGAGAATAAATCTCAAAACACCACTGCCAACAATATGCAATCAAATGAAGGTGGTCCTAGCAATAATCCACCCGATCAAG GGCTCGTTTTACAGTCTCAAGTACTTAATCAAGGGCAGCAACAGCCTCGTCAGCAGCTTCTATCTCAGACTATTCAAAATAATGGTGCACCTCAGCCTAACTTTCCATCGGTATCGAATCTATCCCAGATCCCCAACCAGAAGATTGGCCAAAATTCCAACACACATCAACCTGGGCAAAATTCTGCGAGTAATGCTATTGGCCAGAATTCCAATGTACAGGGTATGTTTCCTGGTTCTCAGAGACAAATGCTAGGAAGGCAGCAGGTTGTTCCCCAACAGCAACAGCAGCAGGTTGTTCACCAACAGCAACCACACAATCCACAACAGATTCTTTACCAACAGCAGCTTCTTAAGCGCAAGTTCCAACTGACGCAACAACAACAGAACCTTCTGCAACCAAATCAATTGCAATCTTCTCAGCAATCTGTTATGCAAACGTCATCGGCTATGCAGCCTTCTTCCATGATGCAAACAACTCTATCTTCTAGCCTTCCACAGAATCAGCAGTCTAACAATGTTCAACAGTCAACACAGTCCAGGCTTCAGCAACATTCCCAAATTATCAGGCAGCAACAGAATTCTATTGCTCATCAGCAACAAACACCAATGACTCAACAGCCAAACTTGCATGTacaacagcagcagcagctTGTAGGGCCTCAGTCAAACACAACGAATGGGCAACATGCTCAGATGCTTGGGCCACAGAGCAATGTCGATGACACACAGAAATCCCAGAGGTTACATCCACAACAGAATAATCTCATGAACCTGCAACAGCGACAGCAACAACAACAGTTACTGAATCAGCAGAACAATCTAACAAATATAAATCAACAGTCAGGAAATAATGTACCAGGGTTACAACAGCAACAACTGTTTGGAACTGAGTCTGGCAACCAAGGCATCCAAACAAGCAATCATTCTGCACACATGCTGCAACAATCAAAGGTTTCAATGCAGCAACAATTGCAACAAAATGCATCAAAATTGTTGCCATCTCAGTCACAGCAGTCCCAGACACAGGCTTCACAGCAGCAATTAATGTCGCAGATTCACAACCATCCTGCACAGATGCAGCAGCCAAATCCCCTGCAACGAGATATGCAGCAAAAACTCCAAGCATCAGGGTCCTTACTTCAACAGCAAAGTGTTCTCGATCAGCAAAAACAACTATATCAATCTCAAAGAGGTCTTCCAGAAACATCAACAA CTTCTGTGGATTCTACCATTCAGACTGCACAACCAAGTGGAGCTGATGGGCAAGAAGAAGTTTACCAAAAG CTGCAAACCCTGAAAGAAAATTACTTGTCAGATATAAATGAAATATACCAGAAAGTTTCTCTAAAACTTCAGCAG caCCACTCTATTCCTCGACAGTCAGAGCCAGATCAGGTTGAAAAGATAAGGCAATATAAAATTATGGTGGAACGCTTAATAGCATTCCTACAGCTTCCCAAGCAAAAAATTACGCCTGCTATTAAGGAAAAATTTGGAACATATGAAAAGCAGCTAGTAAGTACCATAAATTCAGTTAGGCCAAGGAGAGGCATCTCTTCACTGCAATCAGGACAGCTTCCCCCAACTCATATGCCTTCGATGCCACAGTCACAATCCCAAGTTACTCCAGTACAGTCTCGTGAAAATCAAATGAACTCTCAGATGCAGCCATCAAATTTACAAGGTTCTGCAGCAACGATACAGCAGAACAATGTTGCGAGCTTGCACCACAATTCTATGTCTGGTTTAGCAACAACACAACAAAATATGTTGAATACAATTCAACCAAGTAATAATTTAGATTCTGGACAAGGAAATTCTGTGAACTCTCTGCAACAGGTTCCAATTAGCTCCCGTCAACAAAACACTGTTAGTACTCCTCAACATACCAACATCAATTCATTACAGTCACAAGGTGGGGTAAATGTGATCCAACCAAATCTAAATACCCACCAGTCAGGTTCCACTATGTTTCAGCACCAGCAGGAACAGAAGATGCTGCAGAATCATCAGCTCAAACAACAATATCAGCAACGTCAATTGAtgcagaggcagcagcagctaCATCAGCCTGCAAAGCAACAGCTGTCTGGACAACTTCAGACACATCAAATGCCTCAGATTAACCAAATGAATGATATAAATGATATGAAAATGCGACAAGGAATCGGTGTTAAGCCAGGGGTATTTCAGCAACACCTTAACTCAGGTCAAAACTCAGCCTATTCCCATCAACAGTCGAAACAAGGGAGTCCATTTCAGGTTTCTTCACCCCAACTCTTTCAGGCTGCGTCTCCTCAAATTCCACAACATTCATCTCCCCAAATTGACCAACAAACTCATCTCCAGTCTCTAACAAAAGTTACAACTCCTCTGCAATCTTCTAATTCACCTTTTGGGGTCCCTACTCCTTCACCTCCCATGGCTCTATCTCCTATGCTAGGAGACTCTGAGAAGCCCATTCCTGGCGTTTCATCATCAAATGCTGCCAATGTTGGACAACATACAGGGGGTGCAGCAGCACCAGCTCAATCCCTTGCCATTGGGACTCCTGGGATATCAGCCTCTCCTTTATTGGCAGAATTCAGTGGTCCAGATGCGTATTGTAATACTTTAGCAGCTGCTTCTGGGAAGTCAACTGCAGAGAAACCTATTGATCGTCTAATCAGAGCG GTTCAATCAATGTCAACTGAAACATTAACTGCGGCTGTCAATGATATTAGTTCAGTTGTCAGCATGAGTGATATGATAGCAGGAGCAGCTCCAGGTAATGGATCAAGAGCAGCTGTTGGCGAGGATTTGGTTTCCATGACTAATTGTCGTCTTCAGGCTAGAAATTTTATTACTCAAGATGGTACTAGTGGAATCAGGAAGATAAAGCGCTACACCAGTGCTAGACCGTTGAATGTTGTGTCATCTGCTGGAAGCAAGAATGATAGTACCAACCAGTTATCTGCTTCAGAGGCTTCTCAGCAGGAATCAACTGCAACATCcaatgtcaagaagccaaaGGCTGAG GTTAATCACGCCCTTTTGGAAGAAATACAGCAAATTAATTGGCGACTTATCGACACTGTAGTAGACATAAGTGATGAAAATGTTGGTTCAACTGCAGTTTCTGCAGCTGAAATGGCAGAAGGGACCGTGGTCAAATGTTCTTTTGTTCCGGTGGCTCTCAGTCCAACTTTAAAATCTCAATATGCTTCACTACAG TCACCTATTCAGCCCCTGCGTTTGCTGGTTCCTCCAAATTATCCTAATTGTTCTCCCATATTCCTAGACAAGTTTCCAGTTAAATCCCG TGAGGGGAATGAAGATCTTTCAGAGAAAGCAAAATCAAAGTTTAGCACATCCTTGCGTAATTTATCACATCCTATGTCCCTTAAGGATGTAGCAAAGACTTGGGATACTTCTGCTCGCGGTGTTATTTCTGAGTATGCACAACAATTTGGCGGAGGAACATTCAGCTCTAAGTATGGAGCTTGGGAGTATGGAACTTGGGAGGATATCTTGGCTGCATAA
- the LOC123921510 gene encoding uncharacterized protein LOC123921510 has product MDWFSWLSKTNLDPSLVYEYGLTLAHNELEQEDLVYFNHEFLQSMGISIAKHRLEILKLARKEKGKRQPPRPISKIMVAIKKTKKCLSNYIMRKLVTCEESNTALVVVPTSRASSSSYYGTRSSSWKSSSLVKRNKKLKVAKQERLLLTNGSPSPTIMPGLALDSFCSTPMVYHFHEGKMKGDDEDGNGYWSAAVEDIRWDTMFQDLKPN; this is encoded by the coding sequence ATGGATTGGTTCTCATGGCTTTCAAAAACAAACCTTGATCCATCTCTTGTATATGAGTATGGCCTCACACTTGCACACAATGAGCTAGAACAAGAAGACTTGGTTTACTTCAACCATGAATTTCTCCAAAGCATGGGAATATCCATAGCCAAACATAGGCTAGAAATTCTCAAACttgcaagaaaagaaaagggaaaaagACAACCACCAAGACCAATTTCAAAGATCATGGTAGCAatcaaaaagacaaaaaagtGCTTATCTAATTACATAATGAGAAAATTGGTTACATGTGAAGAATCAAATACAGCACTTGTTGTTGTTCCAACATCAAGAGCTAGTAGTAGTAGTTATTATGGAAcaagatcatcatcatggaAGAGTAGTTCTTTGGTTAAGAGGAATAAGAAGTTGAAGGTTGCTAAACAAGAGAGGCTATTGCTTACAAATGGAAGTCCTAGTCCTACAATTATGCCTGGTCTTGCTCTTGATAGTTTTTGTAGTACTCCTATGGTTTATCATTTTCATGAAGGAAAGATGAAAggtgatgatgaagatggtaaTGGTTATTGGTCAGCTGCTGTTGAAGATATCAGGTGGGATACTATGTTCCAAGATCTAAAACCAaactaa